The genomic stretch TTCATGTTTTCATGTTCCTAAGGTGCTATAGTAACTCTGGACACTTTAGCATTAAGGGAACCTCTGCTTCTCTTAGCCCATCTAAATTTGAAGGGATACCGAGATTTATATGAGGAAGTCTAGCTATTGTCTGAGGCTCACCCCCTGATACCCATCCCTGACACCCATGCCAGGCAATAAAGCACCAAAAAGTTAGATTGGTGGTGGGGGAAGAAGAATAGTGCAAGGGTAGGTTCTGAGCTGTGAGAGGTGAGGGTAGGAATTGAGCCTAGGACAGAGGAAAAGTTAACTAATTCAGTAATGACCAAAGACCCTGAAAGTAACAGGACCATTTGTAACCAATAATTGCTAGTTGTACAGCCCTGGAAAAAGTAACTTTTCTGTGACTCAGTTAATTGGGGATAATTTAACATCTCCTAATGTGAGGCCATAGAGGACAGGTGACACTGAGGAGAGCCAGCTCTAAAGTTTTCTGAAATTCTCAGACCATATGGTAGCCACTCTCTTATAGGGTTGCTGGACCCAATCCTGTCTTTTCCTGAATTTttgttgtctgtaaaatgagtgcTTTAGAATCACACCTTTTTATAGATAACTAATGGTTTTATGACTTATGAGCACCTATCAGCCTCGTATTTAAAAGCACGACCATGATCACATATCATTAATTAGAGGAATAGTCATGGGTAAATTTACACCTATAGGGACTCAGTTTCTTggtttgtaaaatgaagaaatgtatgCTATCCAAGAGTCCtctcagttctaaaatttttaaattatagaatatgAAATTAGTTTCCTTAAAGCTCCCTTCGTGTCATGATTTCTCAGGCTGTAGATGAAGGGATTGACGAGGGGAGTCACCACTGTGAAGATGACAGTGGTCACCACATCTTATACTGAGTAGGAGGATGAAGGGTGCATATAGACCCCCAGGATTGCCCCATAGAAGAGGGAGACCACAGTGAGGTGGGATCTACACGTGGACAGGGCTTTCCTTATTCCATGGGCAGATGGCAACTTCAGTACATTAGAGAAGATGTAATCATATGAAATGATGATACATGTAAATGGTGTCATAAATACCAATCCACCCACAGTGAATACCATCAGGTCATTGATAAAGGTATTCGAACAAGAGAGTTTTAGAATAGGATAAGGGTCACAGAAAAAATGATACACAGCATTGTTGGAACAAAATGTGAGTTGGACCATGAGAAGAGTGTGTAGGAGAGCATGCAGATTTGTACTGACCCGAGATGCAGCCACCAGAAGGACACAGAGTTTGGGCCTCCTGATCATGGTGTAGTGGAGTGGGCAACAGATGGCAGTATAATCATCATAGGCCATCACACTCAGGAGGAACCCATCCATGTTGATGAAAATGATGAAGAAGTAGATCTGGGTCATACATTCCATGTAAGAGACAGACTTGCTTCCCAGTATGTGATTCACCAGCATCTTGGGGATTGTGACTGATGAAAAGCAGATGTCGACACAGGAGAGGTGGGCCAAGAAGAAGTACATGGGTGTTTGGAGATGACTGTCACAGTTGGTAGCCAAGACGATGAGAAGGTTCCCAATGAGGGTGACCAGGTACATCCACAAGAACAGCCCAAAGAGAACCTTCTCCTGCTCTGACTGCCCAGAGAGTCCCAGGAGAATGAATTCTGTGACTCCAGTCTGGTTGTCTCTGCCCATGTCTGCAGGGGAGAAAATGTGGtcaaaagtaaaaggaaatatttatttaattaggcTCCATATATTGTTTAGAGATTACAATTTTTTAATGATACCAGatccaaaatttatttcttaattaataaCACTTCAAATATAAAAGTAGATGAGATTGATAATGTCATCATTTGAGCAAATTTTTTATGATACTGTTTTGTCATTGAGAATTAATTCACATTAGATAATTCTATGAAGCgagttttaatgaaataaatagctGGTTAATTTCTATAATTCTAATTTGTGTTTAATTATCTTTGATTTCATGCAGCTTAATTCATACTTCACTAACAGTTAATGAATATCTGGTATATACAAGTTATTTTCACATACACAATTTCTTTTAATCCatatcattcatatatatatttttttggccgcctcacatggcttgtgggatctcagttccccgaccaggtattgaacctgggccacagcagtaaAAGCCCAGAattctaaccactaggccaccagggaacttctGTAATCCATCATTCATAAATGAGGATCCTGAGAAAAAGAATCAGAGATGAAGAATCTGGTATTCAGAGAAATTAGGTGATGACAGATTAGATTGAAAGAACGCATAACATTTGTAGTCTTGAAACAGCTGAAATGCCCTTTTCTTTAAATTCCTCCCTAGTTTTACTTCCAAGTTTCAATTATCAACCATTTATTGACACTATAACCAAGTGCCAGGCAGTGTCCTCCTGCTTTACATACATTTCTTAcagatttaatatatgtaaattttaaaaataacaagctTCATTAAGCAGAAGGGAAAAATGAAGCAATGAGATTTAGCTATTTGTTTAAAGTCATAAGATCTTTTACCCAAATAACTTTATACAACTCACTCAAATTCATTCTGGATCTCTCTTATTTTCTCAGGATTATACTACTTCTAGGCATTGAAGGATCTGCCTGGCAGTTTTCCCTCAACCTTGTAACTGGATAGCATCAAAATGtcattgcagggcttccctggtggcgcagtggttgagaatctgcctgccaatgcaggggacacgggttcgagccctggtctgggaaaatcccacatgccgcggagcaactaagcccatgtgccacagctactgagcctgcgcgtctggagcctgggctccacctcaagagaggccacgatagtgagaggcccgcgcaccgcgatgaagagtggctcccgcttgccacaactagagaaagccctcgcacagaaacgaagacccaacacagccaaaaataaataaattaattaattaataaaaaataataataataataataataataataaaaaaatgtcattgcAGTAGCTCACAAATGTTGGCTTGGATGAGCTAAGCATGCTAGTGAGTTTGCTATGTACTGGATTCTgtgaagaaatttcttttctccctgtgcTGGCCAAAACAGGATCACTGGTATCTGGTATTATTTTTGAAGGGGAAAAAGAGATTCATAGAGAAAGTAAAGTTATGGGGCATATCCAAGTGATCATCCCAGCCTTAAGGAATTAATGCAGGCAGGAAGAGTCAGATAGAGCATTTTGAATCTGTAAGAAGTCACAGTATTCGAATAGTAAAGAGGAGAGGAGATGGCATTTCAGCAGAGGAGATTTACAGGTTAAATGTCTTGACTGACTGGGATAAAGGATGTCACAGGCAATACTTTTAGGAGAGTGGTTGCAGGATGTATATAATATGGTGACTACAAAGTATCCTAGCATTTTGAGagttaaattaataaaaccaagGTAAAATTCTGAGATCTGAAGCCATTTTTCTCATAAATTATATCACAGAATTAAAAGGTAGAAAGGCAGTAGTTGGCAGTACCCAGAGCTATTGAAAGAAGGTACTTCAGGGAAAGGATGTAGAATGTAGAAGTGGGGGGTACAGGGGTTGCATcaaggaaaaaccaaaacaatatttGTGCAGACTTTTTCATTGTACTCCAAACAGTAAATGTTGATATTAGGGTCTTAATTGTAAGCTATTTCCCATAATGGAAATGGTAGTAGAAGGTGAAAGACGTATAGCAGGATGGCGATAGGGTTTTTCCTATTGTCTGGGAACTGGCAAAGGCAAAAACAGGTCTACAGGCTCTAAATAACCCAGACTCTATGTCGAGAGATCTGCCAGCATTAAGGTTAGCCACTTCTTGTCAATGTTTGCTGGGATAGTCCTACCAGGAGTACAATCAACGGTGCCCCCAACCCCCAAGTCAATATTGTAGGAGGGCCTGGTTTCATACATTAGTCCCTTGTGAGTATCTTTAGTTTGTGACTGTCTCTGAGACATCTGATGTATTTGCAGCATTGAGTGTTTGTGTTCCTGGACCTTAAAACTGAGGATGCTTAGTGCCTGGACCCCAGCTCAAGCTGACGCCCTCTGTGGGGTTCCATGTGACATCCAAGCAACCTCCCTCTGAGACACTTCTGTAATGTGGTCATAGACCACAGTGAAGGTACACAGGGAAGCAACTAATAAAACGGTGGAGATTAAGGGCAGAATAGGAGGGTCTTGAATGTCTGACAGAAGAGTCTCTTTTGTGAGGAAGGAGGGTGGCTCTTGGCTCTGAGCTTTTGGCCAGAATTTCTAAGAGCCTGCCGTCACTGATCTTAGCACTGCTGCCCTTAgttatctctttcctttcccactgcTTAATTTTCCATTTCCACCTTGGAAACATGCTTGCTCTATTCTGCAATGGGCAGTACATCCTGAAAGAGGAAAGGCTTGTACATGTTAAACCAGGTGATGTTTCCCGTTTGAACTTGGTGAGATGCTGAAGAATTTAGTGTGTGTTTCTCCAAATGtaaatgtatgtgtttttgtCTGTGTGAATCTGTCTTTGTTGGAGATAACTGTGTCCTCACCTGTTTTCCCAGATTTTCTTACCTGGCTGCTCTGCTGCTGTGAGATGCTATCTTGGGACCCCTGTCTCCACTGGCTCCTTGCTTGACCCTGAATCATGAGAAAGTCACAGCTAGTGGGGGAGTAAGAAAGCTTTTCTCACCGGAGGAGAACACAGATTCAGACAGGTGCTTCTAAGGTGGATTCCCCACAGCTCCTCATTAAAGGCACACATACtaactgttctttgtttttaccCTCTCTGGACACAGATATCTCAGCCTGAGGGGAAATCAGTTTAGTGCTCAGACTTGCTTCCCATTGCATCAAGTACATCTCACGCCCATGTCACAGACAAAATATACTTGGTCCCTTGCTCTGTGCTCAGAATTGACCTGAAGAAAAATTGTGAAGCCAGTGAAGTTGGCCCACAGATATTCATGGTAGCTCCATTCTGAACACTTCGCTCTACACAGACTCCCTTTTGTATAATCCTTAAGTctttaggactctgcactctttcttctttcaaataaaaGGTTTGTCAATTTATAGTAAGAAAGTAATGTCTAAGAACAGACCCTCAATTCTGTCTCAATTAATCTCTGTAATAGTTGCTGTGTCCCTGACATAGGAAACCAGAGGTACCACTTAGAAATTCTGGCCTGTGGACGGGGGTAGGGAATACTGGGTGTGGGTTATATATGTGGTCATCTAAATAATATCTGTGGGCTATTGGAACTTGGGtgtgtatttttaagtttctatttGTGTGCATATACATAGCAAAATTTTTACAAGGTGAGttttaaaaccaatttttaaaaaaagaaagaacacaaatatgAAATTGGGCAAAAATTAGAGAACATGGGTGGCATTATTAATTAAAGACAAAGCAATAATTAAGTCAACTGCAAGCATAAATCACAAGAGaggaatattttatgataacaaGGGACAAATTCATAAAACTTATCACAGTTatgaaatcaaacaaaacaatgtAGAAACTGTTTGCAATAGCAATGTAAGCAATGTATAATAGCAATAGGTTAGGCAAaggtttataaaaattttttaaagaagttgatTAATGTCTTAATGATGGACTTTAATATACAATTCCCAGAATTTGATAGATCAagtagttaattaaaaaatatggcaGAGATTTTGTTTAAACAACAaagaaatttgatttaaaaatatatgtatgtacacagggaactatattcaatatcctgtgataaaccataatggaaaagaatataaaaaaagaatgcatatataactgaatcactttgttgtacagcagaaattaacacattgtaaatcaactatacatcagttaaaaaatatatatacatataaaatacatatatttccaccttgaaaatagagaatatatattcttattttaagcCCAGGGAATAATTACAAATGTTGGACATTTTCTTGACTACAACAAAAACTTTATAATAGAGTCCCAGATATTGATTTCATCGGATATATTCTCTTATGGCCTTCaccacaaagccaaaaattagaaaccagaaatcaaaatgtaaaaagaaatgttcagttgataaaatttaaaacagtgttCTTCATAATCCCCATatcaaaaagaaagttaaaaccAAATGATTcataaattagagaaaaaatataaaaagctatgggaaaatagactaaatgcttttattataataaaagaatataaaaactgaataaatacaagtatttaatcagaatttttattttaaaattattttagtcaaATAAATCTATTAGCATAGCTTTAAAAGTTAAAGTCTTAAATGAGAAAGGTAGTTCCCTACCTATCTTTCCACTCCATGATCCAACTTCCCAATataaatacttttatatatttctaaataatatgcttataATGCTATTTTTGatcattgatttacaatatacTGTCTTCCCATTTTTGACAGGTGATGAGTAATACCACTTCACCatcccttttccctcttcctcaaaTGCTCCTATTATATATAGGTACATCACAATTTGGAGGTAAtgtcaatatttattattatttatttaatttaattaattaaattaattaatatataatattaattaatattatattataatataatattaataatatattattaatataatatattaattattaatataataatacaatattaataattaatattaattaatcaatatattaattaatataaattataatattaatttaattaatatttattattgacTTTCTGACTCTGTTATACACTGTTGGTAACAAAaatcttttttgcttttcctggCACAACTTTTGAATGTTCCTGAAGTTAATAATtgcctatttttttcatttgcttaatttttatgcctcttttcttcccatattttgaaattaattttgggGGGGATTTGAGTTATAATTGATAGATAATAAACATTACCCATTTAAGTTACACTTCAACGAATTCTAAAATCATGttgtcatgtaaccaccaccacaatcaagaaaCACAACAGTTACATCACCCTAAAAAGTTTTCTTGTTTCCCTTTGTAGTTAGCACCCTCCCATGACCAGGtaatcactgatctgctttcttcCACTACAGTTTTGTGTTTcctagaatttaatataaatggaatcatacagtatgtggtcttttgtgtttgaatt from Balaenoptera musculus isolate JJ_BM4_2016_0621 chromosome 3, mBalMus1.pri.v3, whole genome shotgun sequence encodes the following:
- the LOC118891898 gene encoding olfactory receptor 1361-like, which translates into the protein MGRDNQTGVTEFILLGLSGQSEQEKVLFGLFLWMYLVTLIGNLLIVLATNCDSHLQTPMYFFLAHLSCVDICFSSVTIPKMLVNHILGSKSVSYMECMTQIYFFIIFINMDGFLLSVMAYDDYTAICCPLHYTMIRRPKLCVLLVAASRVSTNLHALLHTLLMVQLTFCSNNAVYHFFCDPYPILKLSCSNTFINDLMVFTVGGLVFMTPFTCIIISYDYIFSNVLKLPSAHGIRKALSTCRSHLTVVSLFYGAILGVYMHPSSSYSV